Within the Myxococcaceae bacterium JPH2 genome, the region AGGATGGCGTCGAAGACTCCGGAGTGCCGAGCCATCAGCGCCCCCACGTCTCCCTCCACCACCGTCACGCGAGGGTCCTCCAGCGGGGCCCTCGCCAGCGGCGCGAGCGGGCCCCGGTTCCACACCACCACCGCGGGCAGCAGCTCCGCCACCGTCACGTGGCCCTCGGGCCCCAGGCGATTGAGCGCGGCCCGCACCGTGTAGCCAAAGCCCAGGCCGCCCACGAGCACCCGCCCACCGCCCTTGCCTGACAGATGCGCGCAGCCCGCTTCGGCCAGCGCCTCCTCGGAGCCATGCTGTCGGCTCGACATGAGGATCTGCCCACGCACGCGCAGGACGTACTCGTCCGAGCGCCGGGCCAGGATGACTTCGCCCACGTCTGGGACTTGGGCGCTGTCGAGGGTCTCCCACGGTTTCATGCGCCCGGCTCTTCCCCCGGACGCGCGCGAGGGTCAAGCGCTCCCCGCCCCTTTCGTCCGTCATGCCCCGTGTCGCTCGCGCCGGAGTGGCCGCCAGCGATAGGCGCATTCGGTGAGGTGCAGCACGGAGTCCAGCCGAGCCCCCTCGGCCAGAGGGCCCTCCTGGAGGTACTCGCAATACAGTTGCACCGGGGTGACGAAGCGTGCGTTCCACGGCGCCCGGTCGATGGTCAGCACGTACACGTACCCGTCCGCCACGCCCAGCGCGTCGTAGCACTCGACGAGCGGCTCCTGCAGCGCCTCCAGCCCCTCCCACACGCTGCCCTCGGGCGGTCGAGTGCTCGGCCGCGTGTCGAACACGCCCACCAGGCGCCCGCCTGGGGATGAGGGCTCGGGATCCACCGCGGTCGTCAGCAGGTCTCCCTCGCGCGCCATCAGCATCTCCGCCTCGCCGAACGCGTGGAACTTGAACTCGGTGAGGGCGTTGCCCACGCGCCGCATGACCGGATCATTGGTCTCGCTGCGCACGAAGTAGCCGCCGCGTCGCCAGTCTCCGCGCGCGTTGCGATAGCGGACCGCCGCGCGATAGCTCACCTGGTAGAAGCAGACGCCCAGCACCGGCGCCACGCCCACCGGGCGCATGTCCCTTAGCGACGACATCAACACCTGGACCCAGGCCGTGCCGTGGAAGATCTCGGGCTCCAGCGGCGCGGGCAGCAGGCGCGCGAGCCGCTCGGGAGACACCGCGTAGTTGATGGACACGGCCTCCACCCAGTGCGTCTGCACCTGCGTGAGCCAGGGCACGGACGGGCACGTCTCCATCCCCGGGGTGCTCGGGCTCGCATCCTGCGCGAGGGCCAGCGCGGCGTGGGCCTCTCGCAGCGCCTCGTGTCCCCGCGCCGTGAGCAACCAGTGACCACGTGACGCCACGCGCGCATGACCCGCCTCCGCGAGCCCACGCAAAGCCGCGTCCGCGTCAGTCACGCCCGCCTCCCGCAGCCGTCGAGCGGCCTCCTCGCGCAGCGGGCCACTCGGCTCGAGCGCCAGCGCGACGAGGGCCGCGAGCGACTCGGGCCTCATACCAGCCGCGGTCCCAGGCCCTCGGCCGCGACCCTTCGGATGCGCGCACGATGCAGCGCCACGCCCGAACAGAACTGCACGAGGAACCACAACCCGCCCAGCACGCCGAAGGCATGCTCCGGCACGCGCGCAAGGCCCAGCGAGACGAGCCCGAACAGCGCCGCCATCGCATACCAGCCCCGCCCCATCAGCGCGCCCATGCCACAGAAAGCCATGGCGAACAGGACGCACGCCACCGACGGGAAGAACAGGCGATCCAACCCCAGCAACAGGTTGAGGACGGCCACCAACACCATGCAGCCGATGAAGCTGGTCCAGATGGCCCAGATCTGCCGCTCGATGAACGAGCGGACCCCGGCCGACTGGCCGCGCTTCATGAAGAAGATGCTCGCGAAGTTGAACACGAGCAACACGCCCCATACCCCCATGTAGGGGCCGGGCTCGCGCACCCCGCGCGCCCACAACGCGTCCGTGGCGAGGAAGCCACCGCCGTTGAGGAACGCGTGCACCATCCAGATGAGGCCCCAGTTCTGCAACGCCGTGTCGTCGCGCGCCTGGGTGACGACTCGCCGCAACAGCTCCAGTGCCTGGGTGGCCTCCTCGCGGTTCATCGCTCGGCCTCGGAGCGCAGTGCCATCGGGTGGCTCACCCCGCCACTCGCCACGAGGTAGAGCGAGACGCCCACGCCCAGGGCACACAGCGCCGCGACGTAGTGCGCGGGCGCGCGGGGATCCGCCTTCATCAGCAGCGTCACCACCAGCGGGGTCAACCCGCCGAAGATGGCGTAGGCCACGTTGTACGAGAACGACAGGCCAGAGAAGCGAACCTCGGCTGGGAACGCCCGCACCATCACCGTCGGAACCACGCCCACCACGCCCACGCAGAAGCCCACCAGCGCATAGAGCGGGACGATGCGCTCCGGCTGCGAGGCCACGCCCAGATAGAAGGCATACGTCGTCACGAGCAGGGCCAGACACCCGACGCCCAGGGCTCGCCCCGCGCCAAAGCGATCCGCCATCAGCCCGAAGCAGATGCACCCCACGGTGAGCGCCGCGGTGGCCACGCTGCCCGCGCCGAGCGCCACGGCCGAGGGAATCTTGAACAAGGTCTGCACCAGCGTGGGCGTCATGAGGATGACGACGACGATGGCCGCCGTGAGCACCCAGGTCAGCAGCATGGACACCACCACCGCACGCCCATGCCCTCGCAGCACCGTCTTGAGCGGCAGCTCCTTCACGAGCGCGTGCCGACGGCGCATCTCCTCGAACACCGGCGTCTCCGCCAGCCAGCGCCGCAGGAACACGGCGAGAAAGCCAAACACGCCGCCCACCAGGAACGGGATGCGCCAGCCGAAGTCACGCACCTGCTCGGGGACGAAGAGCGTGTTGATCGCCGTCGCCACCAGCGAGCCCAGGAGGATGCCCAGCGTGAGCCCCGAGGTCAGCGTGCCGCAGGCGAAGCCCACGCGCCGCTCTGGCACGTGCTCCGAGACGAAGACCCACGCGCCCGGCACCTCGCCGCCCACCGCCGCGCCCTGGAAGATGCGCAGGATGAGCAAGGCCAGCGGCGCGAAGTGTCCCGCCGTCGCGTACGTCGGCAGCAAGCCAATGAGCAGCGTGGGGACGGCCATCATGAACACGCTCAACGTGAACATGCGCTTGCGTCCACCGCGGTCACCGAAGTGGGCCATCACGATGCCGCCCAGCGGTCGCGCCAGATAGCCCGCCGCGAACACACCGAAGGACTGCAACTGACGCAGCCAGTCCGGCGTGTCCGGTGGGAAGAAGAGCGCGCCGATGACCTGGGTGAAGAACACGAAGATGATGAAGTCGTAGAACTCCAGCGCGCCCCCGAGGGCCGCCAACCCGAGGGTCTTGGCGTCCTGAGCGGTCAGCGGGCGCTGCGCGTGCGTCTCAGCGAGGGATGGGGTCGACATGCGAGTGGAGCGGCAGCATAGGCCGAAGCTGGGATAGAAGGCGCGACATGCGCCAGCGCCTGCTCTCGATTCTCGGTGGCTCGGTCGGCAACCTCATCGAGTGGTACGACTTCTACGTGTACAGCGCCTTCTCGCTGTACTTCGCCAAGGCGTTCTTCCCCTCGGCGGATCCAGTCGTCGAGCAGCTCAACTCCGCGGGCGTCTTCGCGCTCGGCTTCCTGATCCGCCCGGTAGGTGGATGGCTGATGGGACTCCACGCGGATCGCCATGGACGCCGCGCCGCGTTGAGCCTCTCCGTCGCGCTCATGTGCCTGGGCTCGCTCGTCATCGCGCTGTGCCCCACCTATGAGCGCATTGGCGTGTGGGCCCCCGCGGTGCTCCTCCTCGCCCGGCTGCTGCAAGGGCTGTCATTGGGCGGCGAGTACGGCACCAGCGCGACCTACCTGAGCGAGGTCGCCACGTCGCGGCACCGCGGCTTCTTCAGCTCGTTCCAATACGTCACCCTCATCATGGGCCAGTTGCTCGCCACGCTGACGCTGCTCGTGCTCCAGCAGGCGGTGCTCACCGAGGCGCAGCTCCAGGCCTGGGGCTGGCGCATCCCCTTCCTCCTGGGCGCGCTGCTCGCGGTGGTGGGCTTCGCCGTGCGGCGCGACATGGTGGAGACCCAGGCGTTCCAGCAAGAGGTGCGGACGCAGGCCCGAGCCCACCCGCTGCGAGAGCTGCTGCGCCACCCGAAGGAGATCGCCACCGTGGTCGGCCTCACGATGGGCGGCACGCTCGCGTTCTACACATACACGGTCTACATGCAGAAGTTCCTGGTGAACTCCGTGGGGCTGACGCGTGAGCAGTCCACGCGCGTCTCGGTCTCCAGCCTGTTCGTGTACATGCTGCTGCAGCCCGTGTTCGGCCTGCTCTCGGACAAGGTGGGCCGCCGTCCGGTGCTGATGGGCTTCGGAATCCTGGGCACGCTGTGCACCGTTCCCCTGCTGACCGCCCTCACCCAGACGCGCGATGCCTTCACCGCGTTCCTCCTCGTCATGGCGGCGCTCTGCATCCTCTCGGGCTACACGTCCATCAACGCCGTGGTGAAGGCCGAGCTGTTCCCCGCTCGCATCCGCGCCCTGGGCGTGGGCCTACCCTATGCGCTCACGGTGTCTGTCTTTGGCGGCAGCGCCGAATACGTGGCCACGCGGCTGAAGCTGGCGGGACATGAGTCCTGGTTCTTCTGGTACGTCACCGCCGCCATCGCCTGCTCGCTGGCCGTCTACGTGTTCATGCGCGATACACGCGACACCAGCCGCATCACCGCCGAGACAGCCTCCACGGCCGGCACGCACGACCTCGCGCCGGAGCGGACGGAGGACACGGGCCGGGCCATCTCGGGATGAATGGATGGCCGCGCCGAGTGTGAGGGTGCAGGAGTGGAACCCACCTCGATCGCGCCCACGTGAACAAGTCTGATACCCCTGCTCGCGCGTTCAACATCCGTCTGCCCCTGGGGATGTTGAGGTTGACACCCCGTCCTCGGCCCTCCCACGATCGACGGCCTATGGTGACCTCCTCGACCCGCCCCTTGCTTTTGAGGGTGTTGTTGACCTCCCTCATGCTCACCCTCGCCGCTTGCGGGGATTCATCTCCTGGCAAGGATCCGGACGGTGGCACGGATTCCAGCGACGCGGGCGACGGCGGCCCCAAGCCGACGGTCGCCATCTGCGGCGACAACATCAAGCACGACACCGAGGCGTGTGACGACGGCAACACCCTCTCGGGTGATGGGTGCTCAGCCAAGTGTGACACCGTCGAGTCGGGCTTCACGTGTCCGGAGGCGGGCAAGCCCTGTTACCGCATCCCCACCTGCGGCAACGGCGTGGTGGAGACCGGTGAGAGCTGCGACGACCGAAACACCACCTCCGGAGATGGCTGCACGTCGAGCTGCAAGGAGGAGGCGGGCTGGAACTGCCCCAAGAGCGGTGGCCGCTGCGTGGCCAAGCAGTGCGGCGACAGCATCATCGCGGGCGATGAGGACTGCGACGACGGCAACAACAAGCCGGGCGACGGCTGCAGCGCCACCTGCCGCGTCGAGGACAACTTCAAGTGCCCCACGGCCGGCGCCGCGTGCGTGACCATCCGCTGCGGCGACGGCGTGGCCGAGGGCAACGAGCAGTGCGACGACGGCAACAACGACATGGGCGACGGCTGCTCGCCCTTGTGCCGCAACGAGCCCAAGTGCCCCAACGGCATCTGCCAGGAGGTCTGCGGCGACGGCGTGATGCTCCCCGGCACCACGATCGAGGAGTGCGATGACGGCAACACCCGCGACAACGACGGCTGTTCGCACACGTGCAAGAAGGAGCCGGGCTTCACCTGCACCTTCGCCGACACGACCCTGCCGGACGCAGTGAACCTCACCGTCGTCTACCGAGACTTCCGCGGCGCCGACCTGCCCGCCGACGGCGTCCTGCCCGCTGGCCACCTCGACTTCGAGAACGAGAACAACACCGAGACGGGCATCCTGGGGGCGCTCTACTCACCGCTGGATCCCACGACGCACAAGCCGGTGTACGCCAAGGGCGACGGCACGGGCTCCGCGACCACCCACGGCAAGACGGCCTTCGACCAGTGGTACAAGGACACCAAGAACGTGAACATTCCGTACGTGTCCACCATGAAGCTGGCCCGCAACACCGCGGGCGGACCCACCTCCGCCATCTACGTCTTCGACGAGCCGAACTTCTTCCCGCTGGATGACAAGGGTTGGGTGGCGCTGGGCAAGGAGCCCAAGCGCACGAACAATCACAACTTCAGCTTCACCAGCGAGGTCCGCTACTGGTTCGAGTTCAAGGGCACCGAGGTGCTCGACTTCCGCGGTGACGACGACGTCTGGGTCTACATCAACGGCAAGCTCGCGCTGGATCTGGGCGGCGTGCACGGAGCGCTGACCGGCTCGGTCGACCTCACCAAGGCCGCGCCGGTGAGCAGCCTGGGACTCCAGAAGGGCCGCATCTACGAGGTCGTCGTGCTCCAGGCCGAGCGCCACACGACCGCGTCCTCGTACAAGCTGACCCTGAGCAACTTCACCACCAGGACGACCTCGTGCACCTCGACCTGCGGCAACGGCACGGTCGAAGCCGGTGAGGAGTGCGACAACAAGAATGGCAACCTCGGCGGCTACAACCAGTGCTCCCCGGGCTGCGTGTGGGGCCCTCGCTGCGGTGACAAGCACATCGACTCGGACTACGGCGAGGAGTGCGACGACGGCGGCCCGACGCGCACGTGCAGCGCCGTCTGCAAGTCCATCATCGGCTGAGTCGCGCTGAGATGTCCGAGGGCCGCTGACGGAGACCTCTCCGACAGCGGCCCTCTTCGTTTCAAGCGCTACCCGTCGCGCCGCAGCGCCTCGCCCGGGGACACGCGCAACGCCCGACGCGTGGGCAGCCAGCTCGCCAGCAGCGCCACTGTCGCCAACACGCCGGGCACCGCCACGAATGTCAGCGGATCCAACGGCGCGACCCCGTGGACCATCCCCTCGAGGCTCCGCGCCAACATCGCGGCCCCCGCGAGCCCCAGCGCCACCCCCAGCGCGGTGAGCCGCAGCCCCTGCCCCACCACCAGCCACACCAGGTGCTCGCGCGAGGCGCCCAGCGCGCTCCGGATGCCCAGCTCACGCGTCCGCATGCTCGCGGCGTAGGACAGGACACCGTAGAGGCCCACGCCCGCGATCCCCAGCCCGAGCACCGCCAGGGCGGCCAAGAGGGAGGCCAACACCCGCGTGCCACCCAGGCTCGCATCCACCACGTCATCCATCGAGCGGAGGTGCACCAGCGGCACGCTGGGGTCCACGGCCCGGAGCTGCTCGCGCAGCGCGGGCCCGAGCCAGACAGCATCGCCCCGCGTCCGCACGGTCAGCAGCATGCGCAGCGCGGAGAACTGCCCCAATGGCAGGTACACCTCCAAGGACGGAGGCTCCCACGGTCCCCCGTGCCGCACGTCCCCCACCACCCCCACCACCCCCACCACCTCCCGCAGGGGCTCGTCGTCGAACGCGAGCCGGGCGTGCTGGCCCACGGCGCTGCGGCCCGGGAAATAGCGCTGCGCGAACGCCTCGCTCACGACCATCACCGGAGCCGCGCCGGAGCGATCCGAGGCCGCGAGGCGACGGCCCTCCTTGAGCACGAACCCCAAGGTGGCGAAGTAGTCCCCACCCACCGTGCGAAAATGGATGGGCTCGCGCGACTCCGCGACGGCCGCGGCCTCACCCGGAAGCACCACCGGCACCAACCCATCGCGGTCCCAGCGCGGCACCGTGCTCGCGAGCCCCACGGACTCCACGCCCGGCAGCCCGCGCATCCGCTCCACCAGCGACTCCGTAGACAGCGCTGAACACGGCCGTGGTCGCGCCCATCGCCAGCGCGAGCGTGGCCACGACCACGAGGGTGAAGCCTGGCTCGCGGCGCATTCGCCGCAGCGCGAGGCGGAGATCCAACACGAACTCGGACATGGGGCTCCCGGAGGCCCCCGAGCATATGGCCTCTCGTCGAGGGCGATACGCCGCCTTTCATGGAATTCGAGTGCAGCTTGCCGGACGCGCGATGACAGCATACGACCAAGGCCTCGGCGCCCGCGGTGGCGCTGACACACCCCTGGGGGGTTCCCACATGGCGGACACGCTGAACCGACTGCTGGACAAGATTCCGGACGCACTCGCTCAGAAGATTCCGGACGTGAACCTGGGCGCGCAGGACATCGACGTGTCCGTGGCCCAAGGGACCTTCACGCGAGAGAACATCCTCCCGCCCATCCTCGACCTGAAGGACT harbors:
- a CDS encoding DUF4215 domain-containing protein is translated as MVTSSTRPLLLRVLLTSLMLTLAACGDSSPGKDPDGGTDSSDAGDGGPKPTVAICGDNIKHDTEACDDGNTLSGDGCSAKCDTVESGFTCPEAGKPCYRIPTCGNGVVETGESCDDRNTTSGDGCTSSCKEEAGWNCPKSGGRCVAKQCGDSIIAGDEDCDDGNNKPGDGCSATCRVEDNFKCPTAGAACVTIRCGDGVAEGNEQCDDGNNDMGDGCSPLCRNEPKCPNGICQEVCGDGVMLPGTTIEECDDGNTRDNDGCSHTCKKEPGFTCTFADTTLPDAVNLTVVYRDFRGADLPADGVLPAGHLDFENENNTETGILGALYSPLDPTTHKPVYAKGDGTGSATTHGKTAFDQWYKDTKNVNIPYVSTMKLARNTAGGPTSAIYVFDEPNFFPLDDKGWVALGKEPKRTNNHNFSFTSEVRYWFEFKGTEVLDFRGDDDVWVYINGKLALDLGGVHGALTGSVDLTKAAPVSSLGLQKGRIYEVVVLQAERHTTASSYKLTLSNFTTRTTSCTSTCGNGTVEAGEECDNKNGNLGGYNQCSPGCVWGPRCGDKHIDSDYGEECDDGGPTRTCSAVCKSIIG
- a CDS encoding DUF2071 domain-containing protein — translated: MRPESLAALVALALEPSGPLREEAARRLREAGVTDADAALRGLAEAGHARVASRGHWLLTARGHEALREAHAALALAQDASPSTPGMETCPSVPWLTQVQTHWVEAVSINYAVSPERLARLLPAPLEPEIFHGTAWVQVLMSSLRDMRPVGVAPVLGVCFYQVSYRAAVRYRNARGDWRRGGYFVRSETNDPVMRRVGNALTEFKFHAFGEAEMLMAREGDLLTTAVDPEPSSPGGRLVGVFDTRPSTRPPEGSVWEGLEALQEPLVECYDALGVADGYVYVLTIDRAPWNARFVTPVQLYCEYLQEGPLAEGARLDSVLHLTECAYRWRPLRRERHGA
- a CDS encoding MFS transporter; translated protein: MSTPSLAETHAQRPLTAQDAKTLGLAALGGALEFYDFIIFVFFTQVIGALFFPPDTPDWLRQLQSFGVFAAGYLARPLGGIVMAHFGDRGGRKRMFTLSVFMMAVPTLLIGLLPTYATAGHFAPLALLILRIFQGAAVGGEVPGAWVFVSEHVPERRVGFACGTLTSGLTLGILLGSLVATAINTLFVPEQVRDFGWRIPFLVGGVFGFLAVFLRRWLAETPVFEEMRRRHALVKELPLKTVLRGHGRAVVVSMLLTWVLTAAIVVVILMTPTLVQTLFKIPSAVALGAGSVATAALTVGCICFGLMADRFGAGRALGVGCLALLVTTYAFYLGVASQPERIVPLYALVGFCVGVVGVVPTVMVRAFPAEVRFSGLSFSYNVAYAIFGGLTPLVVTLLMKADPRAPAHYVAALCALGVGVSLYLVASGGVSHPMALRSEAER
- a CDS encoding MFS transporter, translating into MRQRLLSILGGSVGNLIEWYDFYVYSAFSLYFAKAFFPSADPVVEQLNSAGVFALGFLIRPVGGWLMGLHADRHGRRAALSLSVALMCLGSLVIALCPTYERIGVWAPAVLLLARLLQGLSLGGEYGTSATYLSEVATSRHRGFFSSFQYVTLIMGQLLATLTLLVLQQAVLTEAQLQAWGWRIPFLLGALLAVVGFAVRRDMVETQAFQQEVRTQARAHPLRELLRHPKEIATVVGLTMGGTLAFYTYTVYMQKFLVNSVGLTREQSTRVSVSSLFVYMLLQPVFGLLSDKVGRRPVLMGFGILGTLCTVPLLTALTQTRDAFTAFLLVMAALCILSGYTSINAVVKAELFPARIRALGVGLPYALTVSVFGGSAEYVATRLKLAGHESWFFWYVTAAIACSLAVYVFMRDTRDTSRITAETASTAGTHDLAPERTEDTGRAISG
- a CDS encoding ABC transporter permease; its protein translation is MRGLPGVESVGLASTVPRWDRDGLVPVVLPGEAAAVAESREPIHFRTVGGDYFATLGFVLKEGRRLAASDRSGAAPVMVVSEAFAQRYFPGRSAVGQHARLAFDDEPLREVVGVVGVVGDVRHGGPWEPPSLEVYLPLGQFSALRMLLTVRTRGDAVWLGPALREQLRAVDPSVPLVHLRSMDDVVDASLGGTRVLASLLAALAVLGLGIAGVGLYGVLSYAASMRTRELGIRSALGASREHLVWLVVGQGLRLTALGVALGLAGAAMLARSLEGMVHGVAPLDPLTFVAVPGVLATVALLASWLPTRRALRVSPGEALRRDG